One segment of Antennarius striatus isolate MH-2024 chromosome 5, ASM4005453v1, whole genome shotgun sequence DNA contains the following:
- the mon1a gene encoding vacuolar fusion protein MON1 homolog A isoform X1, with protein sequence MDGGVQRATASWENGSLAPVNRLLTERSDSPTPGLVEGTEPGAGQKSAMFVQTHSFEDLTAEVENNGREETELDQEECSEELKVRHNGNISPDSRTKEEDVFGEAWRSHKKHVFVLSEAGKPIYTRYGTEEGLSSTMGVMMALVSFVEADKNVIRSIHADGCKVVFLTKSPLVLVGVSQTHQSEKEMLRELQYIYYQIISLLTLTQLNHIFQHKQNYDLRRLLAGSEYLTDNLLHRLERDPGLLLSAVTCLPLASSSRDVVSSSLQAAKSKNLVFSILLAGDRLVTLVRKKDQFLHHIDLHLVFNLVGSSSSFRDGEGWTPICLPKFNTAGFFHAHISYLEPASELCLILVSTDREDFFNMSECKKRFLERMNKRNGYQPLKEALKCPSYLVEQVGIPELRHFLYKSKSSGLYTSPEFPFVYQSDEEQERLMGLYQDLHSHVHHPTRPLRSFYRCGESENLMAWVTSGFELYLCFSPLGTKALAVSAVTKLLKWIRKEEDRLFILSPLTY encoded by the exons ATGGATGGAGGTGTCCAAAGAGCGACCGCGTCATGGGAGAACGGGAGTCTGGCTCCCGTGAACCGCCTTCTCACCGAGAGGTCGGACAGCCCAACCCCGGGGCTGGTCGAGGGAACCGAACCAG gtGCTGGTCAGAAGAGTGCCATGTTCGTCCAGACTCATTCTTTCGAGGATCTGACCGCTGAGGTTGAGAATAAtggcagagaggagacagaacTAGATCAGGAGGAGTGTTCAGAGGAGCTCAAGGTGCGGCACAATGGCAACATTTCACCGGACAGCAGAACCAAGGAGGAGGATGTTTTCGGTGAAGCATGGAGGAGCCACAAAAAACACGTGTTTGTGCTGAGCGAGGCTGGAAAGCCGATCTACACCCGCTACGGCACGGAGGAGGGTCTGTCCAGCACCATGGGGGTCATGATGGCTCTGGTATCCTTCGTTGAGGCTGATAAGAACGTCATTCGCTCCATCCATGCAG ATGGCTGCAAAGTGGTCTTCCTCACCAAGAGCCCTCTGGTCCTGGTGGGCGTGTCTCAAACCCATCAGTCAGAAAAGGAAATGCTGCGGGAGTTGCAGTACATCTACTACCAGATAATCAGCCTGCTCACCCTCACCCAGCTCAACCACATTTTCCAGCACAAGCAGAACTACGACCTGCGCCGCCTCCTCGCCGGCTCCGAGTATCTGACGGACAACCTGTTGCATCGGCTGGAACGAGACCCTGGCCTTCTGCTGAGTGCCGTCACCTGTCTACCTCTGGCTAGCTCTTCCAGGGACGTGGTCTCCTCAAGCCTGCAGGCAGCCAAATCCAAAAACCTGGTGTTCTCCATTCTGCTAGCAGGAGACCGCCTGGTTACTCTGGTTAGGAAAAAGGACCAGTTCCTGCACCACATTGACTTGCATCTGGTCTTCAACCTCGTCGGCTCCTCTTCGTCCTTTCGGGATGGTGAAGGTTGGACGCCAATCTGCCTGCCAAAGTTCAACACTGCAGGCTTTTTCCACGCTCACATTTCATACCTGGAGCCTGCATCTGAGCTCTGCCTTATCCTAGTGTCCACTGACCGTGAGGACTTTTTTAACATGTCTGAATGCAAGAAAAGGTTCCTGGAGAGGATGAACAAGCGCAATGGTTACCAGCCCCTGAAGGAGGCCCTTAAATGTCCCAGCTATTTGGTGGAGCAGGTCGGCATTCCAGAACTCAGGCACTTCCTATACAAATCGAAGAGCTCGGGGTTGTACACAAG TCCagagtttccttttgtttacCAGTCTGATGAAGAGCAGGAGAGGCTCATGGGATTATATCAGGACCTTCACAGCCACGTACATCATCCAACCAGACCTCTCCGCTCCTTCTACCGCTGTGGTGAATCTGAAAACCTCATGGCGTGG GTGACGAGTGGCTTTGAGCTCTACCTGTGCTTCAGTCCGCTGGGGACCAAAGCTTTGGCCGTGTCAGCCGTCACTAAGCTGCTGAAGTGGATTAGAAAGGAGGAGGATCGCCTCTTTATCCTGAGTCCTCTCACTTACTAA
- the mon1a gene encoding vacuolar fusion protein MON1 homolog A isoform X2: protein MFVQTHSFEDLTAEVENNGREETELDQEECSEELKVRHNGNISPDSRTKEEDVFGEAWRSHKKHVFVLSEAGKPIYTRYGTEEGLSSTMGVMMALVSFVEADKNVIRSIHADGCKVVFLTKSPLVLVGVSQTHQSEKEMLRELQYIYYQIISLLTLTQLNHIFQHKQNYDLRRLLAGSEYLTDNLLHRLERDPGLLLSAVTCLPLASSSRDVVSSSLQAAKSKNLVFSILLAGDRLVTLVRKKDQFLHHIDLHLVFNLVGSSSSFRDGEGWTPICLPKFNTAGFFHAHISYLEPASELCLILVSTDREDFFNMSECKKRFLERMNKRNGYQPLKEALKCPSYLVEQVGIPELRHFLYKSKSSGLYTSPEFPFVYQSDEEQERLMGLYQDLHSHVHHPTRPLRSFYRCGESENLMAWVTSGFELYLCFSPLGTKALAVSAVTKLLKWIRKEEDRLFILSPLTY from the exons ATGTTCGTCCAGACTCATTCTTTCGAGGATCTGACCGCTGAGGTTGAGAATAAtggcagagaggagacagaacTAGATCAGGAGGAGTGTTCAGAGGAGCTCAAGGTGCGGCACAATGGCAACATTTCACCGGACAGCAGAACCAAGGAGGAGGATGTTTTCGGTGAAGCATGGAGGAGCCACAAAAAACACGTGTTTGTGCTGAGCGAGGCTGGAAAGCCGATCTACACCCGCTACGGCACGGAGGAGGGTCTGTCCAGCACCATGGGGGTCATGATGGCTCTGGTATCCTTCGTTGAGGCTGATAAGAACGTCATTCGCTCCATCCATGCAG ATGGCTGCAAAGTGGTCTTCCTCACCAAGAGCCCTCTGGTCCTGGTGGGCGTGTCTCAAACCCATCAGTCAGAAAAGGAAATGCTGCGGGAGTTGCAGTACATCTACTACCAGATAATCAGCCTGCTCACCCTCACCCAGCTCAACCACATTTTCCAGCACAAGCAGAACTACGACCTGCGCCGCCTCCTCGCCGGCTCCGAGTATCTGACGGACAACCTGTTGCATCGGCTGGAACGAGACCCTGGCCTTCTGCTGAGTGCCGTCACCTGTCTACCTCTGGCTAGCTCTTCCAGGGACGTGGTCTCCTCAAGCCTGCAGGCAGCCAAATCCAAAAACCTGGTGTTCTCCATTCTGCTAGCAGGAGACCGCCTGGTTACTCTGGTTAGGAAAAAGGACCAGTTCCTGCACCACATTGACTTGCATCTGGTCTTCAACCTCGTCGGCTCCTCTTCGTCCTTTCGGGATGGTGAAGGTTGGACGCCAATCTGCCTGCCAAAGTTCAACACTGCAGGCTTTTTCCACGCTCACATTTCATACCTGGAGCCTGCATCTGAGCTCTGCCTTATCCTAGTGTCCACTGACCGTGAGGACTTTTTTAACATGTCTGAATGCAAGAAAAGGTTCCTGGAGAGGATGAACAAGCGCAATGGTTACCAGCCCCTGAAGGAGGCCCTTAAATGTCCCAGCTATTTGGTGGAGCAGGTCGGCATTCCAGAACTCAGGCACTTCCTATACAAATCGAAGAGCTCGGGGTTGTACACAAG TCCagagtttccttttgtttacCAGTCTGATGAAGAGCAGGAGAGGCTCATGGGATTATATCAGGACCTTCACAGCCACGTACATCATCCAACCAGACCTCTCCGCTCCTTCTACCGCTGTGGTGAATCTGAAAACCTCATGGCGTGG GTGACGAGTGGCTTTGAGCTCTACCTGTGCTTCAGTCCGCTGGGGACCAAAGCTTTGGCCGTGTCAGCCGTCACTAAGCTGCTGAAGTGGATTAGAAAGGAGGAGGATCGCCTCTTTATCCTGAGTCCTCTCACTTACTAA